The proteins below come from a single Azospirillum thiophilum genomic window:
- a CDS encoding PRC-barrel domain-containing protein — protein sequence MRRTLIVTAATLALMTGAAVAQTTSPTVGNPSSSTSSMSNTTMPDTATPGSTTSASPTGGQMASADELIGKNVYGRDNNKIGEVDDVILDGTGQAKQLVVSSGGFLGIGEKQVAIDYTAANWDAQNNRLNLAGMTREDIGAMPEFQYDDTMTSLNKNRKPADAEPMAPGAAPAPAPATGSSTVK from the coding sequence ATGCGTCGCACCCTGATCGTCACCGCCGCAACGCTGGCCCTCATGACCGGCGCCGCCGTCGCGCAGACCACCTCGCCGACCGTGGGCAACCCGTCCTCGTCCACCTCCAGCATGTCGAACACCACGATGCCGGACACCGCCACCCCCGGCAGCACCACGTCGGCCAGCCCGACCGGCGGACAGATGGCCAGCGCCGACGAGTTGATCGGCAAGAATGTCTATGGCCGCGACAACAACAAAATCGGCGAGGTCGACGACGTGATCCTCGACGGCACCGGGCAGGCCAAGCAACTGGTGGTCAGTTCCGGCGGCTTCCTCGGCATCGGTGAGAAGCAGGTCGCCATCGACTACACCGCCGCCAATTGGGACGCGCAGAACAATCGCCTGAACCTGGCCGGCATGACCCGCGAAGACATCGGGGCGATGCCGGAATTCCAGTATGACGATACGATGACGTCGCTGAACAAGAACCGCAAGCCGGCCGACGCCGAGCCGATGGCTCCGGGCGCCGCCCCGGCTCCAGCCCCGGCCACCGGTTCGAGCACCGTGAAGTAA